The DNA window CTCGGTGAGCTCCATCAAAGCACTGTGGGAGACCAGgatcaggaggaggagggaggagcaTGAGGAGGAGCACAAGAGGAGGACCACGAGGGGCGGGGCCACAGGAAGGTCAGACCACACCCAGTCACTTGAGCACACTTTCTATTGGTATACAGTGCTGGTCAAAGTGGGGATCTGCAAAAAACGCTCTATGAACCTTATAAAAATTACCCATAATCCTTTGAACTGGTTCATATTCAATGTTGGGACCTCTAGTCCCAcctacttcctgtttctctcGCAGTGTTTCTACCATAGAGTAAATGAAAATTTGGTGAACCTGAAAAAAGATGAGTTCGTTTCAGAGGGGGGATGAACCCAGTGGTTATGTCCATCTCttacatacagtctatggtcTGGCTGAAAGCAGCCATGTTGAATCTTTGCATCAGTCAAACTGTATCAGGACAGAATGTTTCAGCCAGTCAAGGAGAAGACATctgaaattatttaaaacaaaaaagtgtaaaaataaagtcataaatcaaatcaaaatcaaatcacttttattgtcacgtcacatgtgcaggtacactggtacagtacatgtgagtgaaattcttgtgtgcgagcttcacaagcaacagagttgtgcagatcaaacacattaaagagaaaaacatgagaaaataaaactaaacaaaacgaAATAATAAAGTTTGGAAAAAAGGTAACTGAAGTGATGTCCCAAGTCAGACCGAAGAGGTTTCATCACTTGGTGATTTTGGTCCAGACTTGGAGTCGGGCTTTGGGAAGACCGGGCGGCGCTGGCCCGGCTAAAGCAGAAGCTGGAGACTGAGGACGGCCGGCTGGTCCTCCGGATCGAGCAGGAGGAGTGGAAGGTAACGCCCCCTCGCAGGAAGCACACTAAACTGTCACTTCAGTGCATTTTGAGCTCGCTGCTCTGGTTTCCAGGTTCTGCCAGGCTGCCTGATCCAGCTCAGTCAGGTCCAGGAGTGGCAGATCCACCGGACCGGACTATTGAAGATCCCTCACTTCATCTCCAGCTTCCAGAACCTTCTGGTGCTCGATCTATCCCGGAACGGAGTCGCTGAGATCCCCAAACAGATCGGTGAGCTCACCTCGATTTAATCTGCCTGTGAGCCACGTTTTCTGATTTTGTGTGCTGTGACCTCACCTGGTTTTGGTCTCAGGAAAGCTGACTCGGCTCAGAGAGCTGCTGCTGAGCTACAACAGAATCCCGTTTGTCCCGGCAGAGCTGAGCGGGTGTGAGAGCCTGGAGAGGCTGGAGCTGGCAATGAACCGGGACCTAAATGAGCTACCGGACCAGGTGAGTGCCTGAACCGTCTGCACACTTGGACCCGGCTGTACCAGGGGTGTTTATGAGCTGACTCCTGTCTTCAGCTGTTAGAGGAAGCAGGAAGTGATTTAGGAGAGCAAAGAACCCAGCAGACAGCTTCTCCTGAACCAACACTGCCTCGTTACCGTACACCTGAAAGGTAAGGCCTGGTTCTGGTCCAGTCTGAGCTCAGGTGTGCTTCTCTCTCTGACCTTCAGCTCGGGACGCTGTCGCGGCTGCAGCATGTTGATCTTTCCATGAACGACTTCAGCTGCCTGCCTGCTTGCCTGCTCGCCCTGCCGGCGCTCGAGTGGCTCGACATGGGAGGAAACCGCCTGCATCACTTACCTGAAGACATACACAGGTAGGAGCTGGGACATGGCCTAAGCTCCACCCCCTTTCTGTCAACAGCCAGTGATTATGTGTTTGTCCTCAGGATGGAGGTGCTACACACTCTGTGGCTGCAGAGGAACGAGCTGGAGAAGCTTCCGGAGAACATCGCCAGAATGAGGAGCCTGGACACGCTGGTGCTCAGCAGCAACAGGCTGAGAGACATCCCACCGCTCATGGAGGGCATGTCCAACCTCAGGTGAGTCCGGCCATCCTCACGCACCTGCCCCCCGTCTGTCTGGCCTCACTCACTTCTTCTTCACTTCCTCGGAGCAGGTTTGTGAACTTCCGGGATAACCCCCTGACTCTAGACGTGACGCTGCCGAGCAGGAAGGCGGTGgctgaggatgaagaggaggaagatgacAGGGAGATGTTCGGGAAAGAGTTCATGCTCATGTACATCCAGGAGGCCCGAAAGAGAGCATACGCCGTGCTCAACATGCACTGCGTCAACCGTTAGTACTGAGCATGCTCACTGACCTGCGTGCGCTAACAGGctaacctgtgtgtgtgcgccaaGCATCTCATGGGGGCAGTGACCCTCAACGATGTCAACAAACAGGAAGCTAAACCCCGACTGACCCCTCTGACCTCAGGTTATTAAAGAGTGATGTCAACAATAACCACTGCGTTGTTCCTGCCATTCGGCACCATTTCAGGGTGATAACGTGGAAAAAAGTGACACTTCAGCATTTCACGTGAACGACAGAAAATGTCagttcattttgaatttaaaataattaacattTAGTTTTTAATAGTTTCATTGCTGCTTGACATGTTTAGAATATAAAGAATGTTTCAGAGATTACAGCGCACATCTCATGCTTTCATTAAAACTATGCATAACCTGCCTTTTACTGTGAGAAAAAATAACAAGCAGGACGTTTCATGCTTAAATCAGCACTTGGTGTGGTCTTCACACCTCAACATGTTTACACTGTAATTGAGGGAAACTGTCCCAGAGGACCAATCAGGGGACACCTTCAGAGGGATCTCCATAACAATTCAGGGACACGACACAAAGACTTTAATCATTAAGTGTTTTCATACAAAAATGTGGTGTAGAATATTCTAAGTTGGGCTTGTCTGGATTTCTAGAACTCAGATCACTGACTCACTTTAGGCCAAAACTAATGGAGGCATTCAGAATATTTGGCCCGTGTTTATATCAAACCCTCATTTCTGTCTTTGGGGCTGAAATGGCACCGTATACGAGGAACAACCCGACATCATTTGAACGTTTTGTTGGTTTCAGCTGACACGATTTTCTCTTTGAATGTTTCAGAGTCCGATGGTGAGTCCAATGACGAGTCCTCAGCATGAAATACGGCACcatgtcttttttcttcttctgagcTTCTCCCTCGTAAAGACACTTCCACAAAGCCacacttgtgtttttattttgaaagacttTGGGTGGACGAGCAGGACGAGTCAGACTCCAGAAGTTTGTCCAGCTATGGAAAAATCCACGATTGTGCCATGTGACAGGCAGATTTTAGTGAGCATGCTCAGAGCGCCGCTTGTTGAAAGACTGCAAACGTTTTATGTACATgtggaaaaaaatgctttaatacaaacagaaaacaccTGAGGATGTTCAGTCTGACTTCCTGTAACTTAAAACTCAAAATTGAAGCTTACAATCAAACAGCAATGAACTGATAATCAACCAATCAGGAGGAGTGGGGGGTGAAGGGTACGGCAGTCAGCAGGACGTTCTCCAGCGTG is part of the Pelmatolapia mariae isolate MD_Pm_ZW linkage group LG23, Pm_UMD_F_2, whole genome shotgun sequence genome and encodes:
- the lrrc39 gene encoding leucine-rich repeat-containing protein 39; the encoded protein is MMVGVVVACSSVSSIKALWETRIRRRREEHEEEHKRRTTRGGATGRLGVGLWEDRAALARLKQKLETEDGRLVLRIEQEEWKVLPGCLIQLSQVQEWQIHRTGLLKIPHFISSFQNLLVLDLSRNGVAEIPKQIGKLTRLRELLLSYNRIPFVPAELSGCESLERLELAMNRDLNELPDQLGTLSRLQHVDLSMNDFSCLPACLLALPALEWLDMGGNRLHHLPEDIHRMEVLHTLWLQRNELEKLPENIARMRSLDTLVLSSNRLRDIPPLMEGMSNLRFVNFRDNPLTLDVTLPSRKAVAEDEEEEDDREMFGKEFMLMYIQEARKRAYAVLNMHCVNR